One genomic region from Parerythrobacter aestuarii encodes:
- the hemH gene encoding ferrochelatase produces MTWQTSSLPSDHPPVQSGKVGVLLVNLGTPDAPDTKSVRRYLKEFLSDRRVVEIPPLVWQLILRGIILNTRPQKSARAYQKVWMDEGSPLAVITRRQAEALSAQLGDGMHVDWAMRYGEPSIPDRLDAMMKAGCERILFAPLYPQYSGATTATAVDKAADALKDMRWQPALRILPAYHDHPAYLDALEADTLRQLDALDFEPEVLLLSFHGMPLRTLELGDPYHCHCMKTARLLRERLAQSERWSKLRVTATFQSRFGRAQWLEPATDDTIIAEAEAGTKRMAVAMPGFSADCLETLEEIAMEGKDEFVGAGGERYAALACLNDSAAGMAMLEALVRQELAGWI; encoded by the coding sequence ATGACCTGGCAAACCTCATCTCTTCCCAGCGATCACCCGCCTGTCCAAAGCGGCAAGGTCGGCGTGTTGCTGGTCAATCTCGGCACGCCCGATGCGCCCGATACCAAGTCGGTCCGGCGCTACCTCAAGGAATTCCTGTCGGACCGGCGGGTAGTGGAGATCCCGCCGCTCGTATGGCAGCTGATCCTGCGCGGGATCATCCTCAACACACGTCCCCAGAAGAGCGCGCGCGCCTACCAGAAGGTGTGGATGGACGAAGGCTCGCCGCTGGCGGTCATCACCCGGCGGCAGGCCGAGGCGCTGTCGGCACAGCTAGGCGACGGCATGCATGTCGACTGGGCGATGCGCTATGGCGAACCCTCGATTCCCGACCGGCTCGATGCCATGATGAAGGCAGGCTGCGAACGGATCCTGTTCGCACCGCTCTATCCGCAATATTCCGGTGCGACGACGGCAACGGCGGTCGACAAGGCCGCTGATGCGCTGAAGGACATGCGCTGGCAGCCAGCGCTGCGGATTCTGCCCGCCTATCACGACCATCCGGCCTATCTTGATGCACTGGAAGCGGACACCTTGCGGCAACTGGACGCGCTTGATTTCGAACCTGAGGTCCTGCTGCTCAGCTTCCACGGCATGCCCTTGCGCACGCTGGAGCTGGGCGATCCGTACCACTGCCACTGCATGAAGACCGCACGTTTGTTGCGCGAACGGCTGGCGCAGTCGGAACGATGGTCAAAACTGCGGGTCACGGCGACGTTCCAGTCGCGCTTCGGCCGGGCGCAATGGCTGGAGCCGGCGACCGACGACACCATCATTGCCGAGGCCGAGGCCGGGACGAAGCGCATGGCGGTGGCCATGCCGGGCTTCTCAGCCGATTGCCTGGAGACGCTGGAAGAGATCGCCATGGAGGGCAAGGACGAGTTCGTGGGGGCGGGCGGCGAGCGCTATGCTGCGCTGGCATGCCTCAATGACAGCGCTGCCGGGATGGCCATGCTGGAAGCCCTGGTGCGGCAGGAACTCGCGGGCTGGATTTGA
- the hflC gene encoding protease modulator HflC, protein MQDLWDNHKGSIIAVALAVVGFFASAFVVPEEEQAVIIRTGEPVRTLNTPQGSYKAGLHFRIPVFEQVVRIEKRLLDLEMTDEEVLSNDQQRLLVNAYARFQIVDPVRMVRAASSTDGVRTALQPILNSVLRQELGRRTFQAMLTAERGSALANVRANLDRQARQYGARVVDVQIKRTDLPDAPLQSAFRRMESDREREARAIRAQGARDAVVIRAEADAEAARIYAESFGKDPSFYDFYRAMQSYDTTFAPAAEGQNKGESSIILSPDNEYLRQFRGR, encoded by the coding sequence ATGCAGGATCTCTGGGACAATCACAAAGGTTCCATCATTGCCGTTGCGCTTGCCGTTGTGGGTTTCTTCGCGAGTGCCTTCGTGGTGCCCGAAGAAGAGCAGGCAGTGATCATCCGAACGGGTGAACCGGTGCGAACGCTGAACACTCCGCAAGGCAGCTACAAGGCTGGCCTGCATTTCCGCATTCCCGTTTTCGAACAAGTCGTGCGCATCGAGAAGCGCTTGCTCGATCTGGAAATGACAGATGAGGAAGTGCTGTCGAACGACCAGCAGCGCCTGTTGGTCAACGCCTATGCCCGTTTCCAGATCGTCGATCCGGTGCGGATGGTGCGAGCCGCCAGCTCGACCGACGGGGTGCGCACTGCTTTGCAGCCGATTCTCAACTCCGTGCTGCGACAGGAACTGGGACGCCGGACTTTCCAGGCCATGCTGACCGCCGAGCGCGGTTCTGCTCTGGCCAATGTCCGGGCAAACCTCGATCGTCAGGCCCGCCAGTATGGTGCGCGAGTCGTCGATGTGCAGATCAAGCGCACCGACCTGCCGGATGCCCCGCTGCAGTCGGCCTTCCGCCGGATGGAATCGGATCGTGAACGAGAAGCGCGAGCCATCCGGGCCCAAGGCGCGCGTGATGCCGTCGTGATTCGCGCAGAGGCCGACGCAGAGGCTGCGCGCATTTATGCAGAGAGCTTCGGTAAGGACCCCAGCTTTTACGACTTCTACCGCGCCATGCAGAGCTATGATACTACATTCGCTCCGGCGGCAGAGGGGCAGAACAAGGGTGAGAGCTCCATCATTCTGTCACCCGACAATGAATACCTGCGCCAATTCCGGGGCCGTTGA
- a CDS encoding Do family serine endopeptidase, whose protein sequence is MRYAYGLSTALLLGGATVSLVTGHPAGAQVAQNDDRAMTSIVPRAGAPESFADLTDQLAPAVVNISTRQRVEVQSRNPFQGTPFADLFNQRRGQPAQPQTREAQSLGSGFFISSDGYVVTNNHVVSPTGRGTVEEITVTLPDGTEYEAELVGADAQSDLAVLKVNRPQPFPFVKFGDSTKTRAGDWVIAIGNPFGLGGTVTSGIVSAQLRNTGGGAYDRYIQTDASINRGNSGGPLFDMQGNVIGINNAIFSPSGGSVGIGFAIPADIAAPIVDQLRSGATIERGYLGVQIQPVTEDVAASLGLPKNRGEFVQTVVDGEAASKAGIRPGDIVTKINGKDVTPDQTLSFLIANISPGTTVPVEVYRDGSRRTLNVTVGKRPSEEEIRQSQVFSDNEAEDENGSGDVSDSEVIADKLGLGVLPVTPEIARQLGADAGQKGLAIAVVNPNSDAARKGLQRRDIIVGANYKPVGSVAELEAVIAEAEQAGRDAVLLTVERRGTQFFRAVRIQE, encoded by the coding sequence GTGCGATATGCATATGGCCTGAGCACAGCGCTGCTTCTGGGTGGCGCTACGGTATCGCTGGTGACCGGTCACCCCGCCGGGGCCCAGGTTGCTCAGAATGACGACCGCGCCATGACCAGCATCGTTCCCCGCGCCGGCGCGCCGGAGAGCTTTGCCGACCTGACCGACCAGCTCGCCCCCGCTGTGGTGAACATCTCCACCCGCCAGCGGGTTGAAGTGCAAAGCCGCAACCCGTTCCAGGGCACGCCCTTTGCCGATCTGTTCAACCAGCGTCGCGGCCAGCCGGCTCAGCCGCAAACGCGCGAGGCGCAGTCGCTCGGCTCAGGCTTCTTCATTTCGTCGGATGGCTATGTGGTGACCAACAACCACGTCGTCAGCCCTACCGGGCGCGGCACAGTGGAAGAAATTACCGTAACGCTGCCCGACGGGACCGAGTACGAAGCGGAGCTGGTTGGCGCCGATGCGCAATCCGACCTTGCCGTACTCAAGGTCAACCGACCGCAGCCGTTTCCTTTCGTGAAATTCGGCGATTCGACCAAGACCCGCGCCGGCGACTGGGTCATTGCCATTGGCAACCCTTTCGGTCTTGGCGGGACGGTCACCAGCGGGATCGTTTCAGCGCAGCTGCGCAACACCGGTGGTGGCGCCTACGACCGCTACATCCAGACTGATGCCAGCATCAACCGTGGTAACTCGGGCGGTCCGCTGTTCGACATGCAGGGCAATGTCATCGGTATCAACAACGCCATCTTCTCACCGTCGGGCGGCAGCGTAGGTATCGGTTTTGCTATTCCCGCCGACATTGCTGCACCGATTGTAGACCAGCTGCGCAGCGGTGCCACGATCGAGCGCGGTTATCTGGGCGTGCAGATCCAGCCGGTGACGGAAGATGTCGCCGCTTCGCTAGGCCTGCCCAAGAACCGCGGCGAGTTCGTGCAGACAGTTGTCGATGGCGAAGCCGCTTCGAAGGCCGGTATCAGGCCGGGCGACATTGTCACCAAGATCAATGGCAAGGACGTCACTCCAGACCAGACGCTGTCATTCCTTATCGCCAACATCTCGCCGGGAACAACTGTACCCGTCGAAGTCTATCGCGACGGTAGCCGCCGCACATTGAATGTGACGGTTGGCAAACGGCCAAGCGAAGAGGAGATCCGCCAGTCACAAGTCTTCTCCGATAACGAGGCGGAAGACGAGAATGGGTCGGGCGATGTCAGCGACAGCGAAGTTATCGCGGACAAGCTCGGCCTTGGCGTGTTGCCAGTGACACCCGAGATCGCGCGCCAGCTCGGCGCAGACGCCGGCCAGAAGGGCCTCGCCATTGCAGTGGTGAACCCGAATTCGGATGCTGCCCGCAAAGGCCTGCAGCGGCGCGACATCATCGTTGGCGCGAATTACAAACCGGTCGGCTCCGTTGCCGAACTGGAAGCGGTCATCGCAGAAGCCGAACAGGCCGGTCGCGATGCAGTGCTGCTGACGGTCGAACGTCGGGGAACGCAGTTCTTCCGCGCCGTCCGCATCCAGGAGTAG
- a CDS encoding xanthine dehydrogenase family protein molybdopterin-binding subunit produces MVLVSRRGLLAGAAVGGGLLVAWSLWPRDYASPLEPAEGEAAFDAWIKIGLDGIVTVAVPQLEMGQGISTLLPQIVAVELGADWRQVAVQPAPVSGAYANVPLAAKWAPLWMPARLPNFVEVGPDDFVARRFAQSSRFMVTSDGQSLAAYEQPCREAAASARAMLCQAAAGRWDVAWEECETQAGFVVHGDKRLRFGELAMEAAELEPPDPAPLRVEAAFEEPFAGQSDPATSYPRLDLPSKVDGTHLFAGDIRLPGMVFASIRHGALDQSRLASFDAAAAQTVGGVVGVIEGKRWLAAVAENWWAAEQALSAMKPRFTTASRVHSPVIESRLEKARREDDSYRIAQRGEGADAMERPDLTLVYDIAPAQHQPLETASATAWLRNGRLELWLATQAPEHARRAAAHAIGLSADDVILYPMPAGGSFDARLEHAHAIEVALIAREVDRPVQLVWSRWQETLASYPRAPVSARLSAKLSPDGTISILRTRLATASWGREFGARLFDNRTSWAAIEDSNGKPDPMVGEGALPPYAIPNAVVDHVPVETGLPAGKMRGQAHGYTAFCIESFVDEVAHRNNREPLSFRIEMLGQDIRLVECLQRAARLAEWNGGASGSGQGIACHRIGSAEDGGRIACVATARPDEGGVRVTKLHTAVDIGRIVNLDIARQQIEGGLVFGLSLALGSTNRYERGLPVGGRLSDLNLPLLAGCPEMEIEFVSSDAPAFDPGELGVAVVAPAIANALFSATGLRLRNLPLLSGGL; encoded by the coding sequence ATGGTGCTGGTCAGCCGCCGCGGATTGCTCGCCGGGGCAGCAGTCGGGGGAGGCTTGCTGGTGGCCTGGTCGCTTTGGCCAAGGGACTATGCTTCTCCGTTGGAGCCCGCCGAAGGTGAGGCTGCCTTCGATGCGTGGATCAAGATTGGCCTCGACGGGATCGTGACAGTGGCGGTGCCGCAGCTGGAAATGGGGCAGGGCATCTCCACCCTGCTGCCACAGATCGTTGCGGTCGAACTGGGAGCCGACTGGAGGCAGGTCGCAGTGCAACCCGCGCCGGTCAGCGGGGCCTATGCGAATGTCCCGCTGGCGGCCAAATGGGCCCCGCTATGGATGCCCGCAAGGTTGCCGAATTTCGTGGAGGTTGGACCTGACGATTTCGTCGCTCGGCGCTTCGCCCAGTCCAGTCGTTTCATGGTTACGTCCGACGGCCAATCGCTGGCTGCCTACGAACAGCCCTGCCGCGAGGCTGCAGCCTCGGCGCGGGCGATGCTGTGCCAGGCCGCTGCCGGCCGATGGGACGTAGCCTGGGAAGAATGTGAAACCCAGGCAGGCTTCGTAGTGCACGGTGACAAGCGGTTGCGGTTTGGCGAGTTGGCAATGGAGGCCGCCGAGCTTGAGCCGCCCGATCCCGCGCCGCTAAGGGTGGAAGCCGCTTTCGAAGAGCCCTTCGCCGGGCAATCGGATCCAGCCACTTCCTATCCGAGGCTCGACTTGCCTTCGAAAGTCGATGGCACGCATCTGTTTGCCGGTGACATCAGGCTGCCGGGTATGGTGTTCGCATCGATCCGTCACGGGGCCTTGGATCAGTCGCGGCTGGCGAGTTTCGACGCTGCGGCCGCGCAAACTGTTGGCGGCGTGGTCGGCGTGATCGAAGGCAAGCGCTGGCTCGCCGCAGTGGCGGAAAACTGGTGGGCGGCGGAGCAGGCACTCAGCGCTATGAAGCCGCGTTTCACCACGGCCAGCCGGGTCCATTCGCCGGTTATCGAATCGCGGCTGGAAAAGGCGCGGCGCGAGGACGATAGCTATCGCATTGCCCAGCGCGGCGAAGGGGCTGACGCGATGGAGCGGCCCGACCTGACGCTGGTCTATGACATCGCCCCGGCCCAGCACCAGCCGCTCGAAACCGCAAGCGCCACGGCGTGGCTACGCAACGGCAGGCTGGAGCTGTGGCTGGCCACACAGGCGCCCGAGCATGCCCGCCGCGCCGCTGCGCATGCAATCGGGCTGAGCGCGGACGATGTCATCCTTTACCCCATGCCCGCCGGCGGCAGCTTCGATGCCCGGCTGGAGCATGCCCACGCCATCGAAGTGGCACTGATCGCGCGCGAAGTGGACCGCCCGGTCCAGCTGGTGTGGTCGCGCTGGCAGGAAACGCTGGCCAGCTATCCGCGCGCGCCGGTCTCGGCCCGGCTCAGCGCAAAGCTTTCGCCCGACGGCACCATCAGCATCCTGCGCACGCGCCTCGCCACTGCTTCCTGGGGCCGCGAATTCGGTGCGCGCCTGTTCGACAACCGCACTAGCTGGGCAGCGATCGAAGACAGCAACGGAAAGCCCGATCCGATGGTCGGCGAGGGCGCATTGCCGCCCTATGCCATACCCAATGCCGTGGTCGACCATGTCCCGGTCGAGACGGGATTACCGGCGGGTAAGATGCGCGGGCAGGCGCATGGCTACACCGCGTTTTGCATTGAGAGTTTCGTCGACGAAGTCGCCCATCGCAATAATCGCGAGCCGCTGTCGTTCCGGATAGAGATGCTCGGGCAGGATATCCGCCTTGTCGAATGCCTGCAGCGCGCCGCTAGACTGGCGGAATGGAACGGGGGGGCCAGCGGTAGCGGGCAAGGAATCGCCTGCCATCGGATCGGTTCGGCCGAAGATGGTGGTCGGATTGCTTGTGTTGCAACAGCGCGGCCAGATGAAGGCGGCGTTCGAGTTACGAAGTTGCACACGGCCGTTGATATTGGGCGGATCGTCAACCTCGATATCGCGCGCCAGCAAATCGAAGGCGGGCTCGTTTTTGGCCTGTCGTTGGCATTGGGATCGACCAATCGCTACGAGCGTGGCCTGCCGGTAGGCGGGCGCTTGTCAGATCTGAACCTCCCTTTGCTGGCAGGCTGCCCGGAAATGGAGATCGAATTCGTGTCCAGCGATGCTCCGGCCTTCGATCCCGGGGAACTGGGCGTTGCCGTGGTCGCGCCGGCTATCGCCAATGCGCTGTTCTCTGCGACCGGGCTGCGGCTGCGCAACCTTCCTTTGCTGTCCGGCGGGCTCTAG
- a CDS encoding DUF1674 domain-containing protein, producing the protein MKRATKRPDGFQKPEHWSNDPPPKPAEAKDEEELSPTRYGDWVKDGIAIDF; encoded by the coding sequence ATGAAGCGCGCTACCAAACGCCCCGACGGCTTCCAGAAGCCCGAGCACTGGTCCAACGACCCGCCGCCCAAGCCGGCTGAAGCGAAGGACGAGGAAGAGCTCAGCCCGACCCGCTACGGCGACTGGGTCAAGGACGGCATCGCGATCGATTTCTAG
- the hflK gene encoding protease modulator HflK → MESFDSIRERIGLAMAGKSPWGGNGGGKSDDGNSDDGDKGSPGNSDGPRNPWLPPGSGGDEPRRSANIEDIFKGRGPGGPRRGGGGGGSFRMPQRPGGKSWFPVIFGGLIAIGLLATSVHQIGPKEQAVVKTLGKYSRTLDPGLQWTLPFPLQTVDIEDVQGVRAVQIPGGSQQQKLILTQDQNLVDLSYIIRWNIKDLRDFNFELVEPVETVNEAAEAAMRAAVAEKELDETFSGEGRATIEQDVRQRMQRTLDSYNAGVNVLGVEIEKADPPSDVVDAFRNVQVAEQNADAARNQARGYAQQVLATAEGEAEAFDKVYEQYRLAPEVTRQRLYYETMERVLSGTDKTIVEPRGVTPYLPLPEVRRRAQQVPPPAATATGGQ, encoded by the coding sequence ATGGAGAGTTTTGACAGCATCCGGGAACGGATCGGATTGGCCATGGCCGGCAAGAGCCCGTGGGGCGGAAACGGCGGCGGCAAATCCGACGATGGCAACAGTGACGATGGTGACAAGGGTTCGCCGGGCAACTCTGACGGGCCGCGCAACCCCTGGTTGCCGCCGGGCTCCGGCGGTGACGAACCCCGCCGTTCGGCCAATATCGAAGACATTTTCAAAGGCCGCGGCCCGGGCGGTCCACGTCGTGGCGGCGGTGGTGGCGGAAGTTTTCGCATGCCGCAGCGCCCCGGCGGCAAGAGCTGGTTTCCCGTCATCTTCGGTGGCTTGATCGCAATAGGCCTGTTGGCGACATCGGTGCATCAGATCGGCCCAAAGGAGCAGGCAGTCGTCAAGACGCTCGGCAAATACTCACGCACGCTCGACCCGGGCTTGCAATGGACCCTGCCGTTCCCGCTTCAGACCGTCGATATCGAGGACGTGCAGGGTGTGCGCGCTGTCCAGATTCCGGGCGGCTCGCAGCAACAGAAGCTGATCCTGACCCAGGACCAGAACCTGGTCGACTTGAGCTACATTATCCGTTGGAATATCAAAGACCTGCGCGACTTCAATTTCGAGCTCGTCGAACCGGTCGAAACAGTGAACGAAGCGGCCGAGGCAGCCATGCGCGCGGCAGTGGCCGAGAAGGAGCTCGATGAGACCTTCTCAGGCGAAGGCCGTGCTACGATCGAGCAGGATGTTCGCCAGCGCATGCAACGCACGCTCGATTCCTACAATGCCGGAGTCAATGTCCTGGGCGTCGAAATCGAAAAAGCCGATCCACCTTCGGACGTGGTGGATGCCTTCCGCAACGTCCAGGTGGCCGAGCAGAACGCTGACGCAGCGCGCAACCAGGCGCGTGGCTATGCCCAGCAAGTACTCGCCACCGCAGAAGGTGAAGCCGAGGCTTTCGACAAGGTCTACGAACAGTATCGCCTCGCCCCCGAAGTGACCCGCCAGCGTCTCTATTACGAGACCATGGAGCGTGTGCTCAGCGGCACTGACAAGACCATCGTCGAACCACGCGGGGTTACCCCATACCTGCCTTTACCCGAGGTTCGGCGGAGAGCGCAGCAAGTCCCGCCACCGGCAGCAACCGCAACAGGAGGGCAGTGA
- a CDS encoding RsmB/NOP family class I SAM-dependent RNA methyltransferase: MVQPTGIHARRAALHMLDGVLRRGETLEQVEGPALRSVRSGPDKALARAIANETLRWLTDFDSLIDSATKQRLPDDAKVRTVLRLMLAQWLRLETPPHAVIATGLPLLAGGPRRLAHGVFSTLSKQAASLPDVPTMPEAVRARWGDRAADVAAGLAEPPPLDLTLRDPSQTQHWANQLAADSYAPGHLRLPRGSAVETLQGFKEGAWWVQDLAASLPARLLGQGEGRHALDLCAAPGGKTLQLAAGGWQVTALDISKRRLGLLKDNLKRTGLKAAPVRADALSWEPKHQFDAIVLDAPCTATGTCRRHPDVLHRIGPRQIAEMTELQAALLDRASGWLKPGGTLVYAVCSLEREEGEDQASSVALSPHPVLAEELPAGLHPTEEGWLRTHHGQLAGQGGLDGFFIARWRKD; this comes from the coding sequence ATGGTTCAACCGACGGGAATTCACGCGCGCCGCGCCGCGCTGCACATGCTCGATGGCGTTTTGCGCCGGGGCGAGACGCTGGAACAGGTCGAAGGCCCGGCCCTGCGATCGGTGCGCAGCGGGCCGGACAAGGCACTGGCCCGTGCGATCGCCAACGAGACCTTGCGCTGGCTGACCGATTTCGATTCCTTGATCGACAGTGCGACCAAACAGCGCCTGCCCGATGATGCCAAGGTGCGCACGGTCCTGCGGCTGATGCTGGCGCAATGGCTGCGGCTCGAGACGCCACCGCATGCGGTGATCGCGACGGGCTTGCCGCTGCTGGCCGGTGGCCCGCGGCGGCTGGCGCATGGCGTCTTCTCGACCTTGTCGAAGCAGGCGGCGAGCTTGCCCGATGTCCCGACCATGCCCGAGGCGGTGCGAGCACGCTGGGGCGACCGGGCTGCCGATGTTGCTGCTGGCCTTGCCGAGCCTCCACCGCTCGACCTGACGTTGCGCGATCCTTCCCAAACGCAGCATTGGGCCAACCAGCTTGCGGCTGACAGCTATGCCCCGGGTCACCTGCGCTTGCCGCGTGGTTCGGCGGTGGAGACGTTGCAGGGTTTCAAGGAAGGCGCGTGGTGGGTGCAGGACCTCGCGGCGTCGCTCCCCGCCCGGTTGCTCGGCCAAGGCGAGGGGCGTCATGCGCTCGACCTTTGCGCGGCGCCGGGCGGCAAGACGCTGCAGTTGGCGGCTGGCGGCTGGCAAGTTACAGCGCTCGACATCAGCAAGCGCCGGCTAGGCCTGCTCAAGGACAACCTCAAACGCACCGGACTCAAGGCAGCGCCGGTCCGCGCCGATGCGCTCAGCTGGGAACCGAAGCACCAGTTCGATGCCATCGTGCTCGATGCGCCGTGCACAGCCACCGGCACCTGCCGCCGCCACCCCGATGTGCTGCACCGGATCGGCCCGCGCCAGATCGCCGAAATGACCGAGCTGCAGGCGGCCCTGCTGGATCGGGCATCAGGCTGGCTCAAGCCCGGCGGAACGCTGGTCTACGCCGTCTGCTCACTCGAGCGGGAAGAAGGCGAGGACCAAGCCTCAAGTGTTGCGCTCTCGCCCCATCCTGTGCTTGCTGAAGAACTACCCGCCGGGTTGCACCCAACGGAAGAAGGGTGGCTCCGCACCCATCACGGCCAGTTGGCCGGGCAAGGCGGGCTGGACGGCTTCTTCATCGCACGCTGGCGTAAGGACTAG
- a CDS encoding cytochrome P450 has product MATLAADPAEVATPKHWTEGNPTDADLAHIPGEGGWPIVGNTFTMLADPHAFSRRMYEKYGKVYRNRAFGGWNVAMIGAEANELMLFDKGKIFSSEQGWGPVLDQLFPRGLMLIDFDHHRADRRALSIAFKPEPMRHYAGALNRGIAKRMAEWGEGDLQFYPAIKQLTLDLAADSFLGLPFGPEADAINEAFVNMVQASVAPVRKPLPFTLMKKGVDSRAFLVDYFTGETHRIRAEGGGQDMFSQFATAEYEDGSQMPVDEVVDHMNFLMMAAHDTITSSATSLVYLLAKNPEWQDKLRQELTAITGGEGKDLAYDQLGAPELTEMAFKEALRHIPPVPSMPRRALKSFEYAGYEIPAGAHVGINIHMVHHMEEYWDNPYSFDPMRFTPDKVKARHKYAWVPFGGGAHMCLGLHFAYMQIKILMAHMLTRYRIEISEGYDPAWQAWPIPKPKDGLKITLKRL; this is encoded by the coding sequence ATGGCCACGCTTGCTGCCGATCCTGCCGAAGTCGCCACCCCCAAGCACTGGACCGAGGGCAATCCCACCGACGCCGACCTCGCACATATTCCGGGTGAGGGCGGCTGGCCGATCGTCGGCAACACCTTCACCATGCTGGCCGATCCGCATGCCTTTTCGCGGCGGATGTATGAGAAATACGGCAAGGTATATCGCAACCGCGCCTTCGGCGGCTGGAATGTCGCCATGATCGGGGCTGAAGCGAACGAGCTGATGCTGTTCGACAAGGGCAAGATCTTTTCCAGCGAGCAAGGCTGGGGGCCGGTGCTAGACCAGCTGTTCCCGCGCGGGCTGATGCTGATCGATTTCGACCATCACCGTGCAGATCGCCGGGCGCTGTCAATCGCATTCAAGCCGGAGCCGATGCGGCATTATGCCGGCGCGCTCAATCGCGGCATCGCCAAGCGGATGGCCGAATGGGGAGAAGGCGACCTTCAGTTCTACCCCGCGATCAAGCAACTGACGCTCGACTTGGCCGCCGACAGCTTCCTCGGCTTGCCGTTCGGGCCCGAGGCCGACGCCATCAACGAGGCGTTCGTCAACATGGTGCAGGCCTCGGTCGCGCCGGTGCGCAAGCCGCTGCCATTTACGCTGATGAAGAAGGGCGTCGACAGCCGTGCCTTCCTGGTCGACTATTTCACCGGGGAAACCCACCGCATCCGCGCCGAGGGCGGCGGGCAGGACATGTTCAGCCAATTCGCCACCGCCGAGTATGAAGACGGCAGCCAGATGCCGGTCGACGAGGTGGTCGACCACATGAACTTCCTGATGATGGCCGCGCATGACACCATCACTTCCAGCGCTACCTCGCTGGTCTACCTGCTGGCGAAGAACCCGGAATGGCAGGACAAGCTCCGGCAGGAGCTGACCGCCATCACCGGGGGCGAGGGCAAGGATCTCGCCTATGACCAGCTCGGCGCGCCGGAGCTGACCGAAATGGCCTTCAAGGAAGCGCTGCGGCATATCCCGCCGGTTCCTTCGATGCCGCGGCGGGCTCTCAAGTCTTTCGAATATGCCGGTTACGAGATTCCGGCTGGGGCGCATGTCGGGATCAATATCCACATGGTGCATCACATGGAGGAGTATTGGGACAATCCCTACAGCTTCGATCCGATGCGCTTCACGCCGGACAAGGTGAAGGCGCGGCACAAATATGCCTGGGTCCCGTTCGGTGGCGGCGCGCATATGTGCCTGGGGCTGCATTTCGCCTATATGCAGATCAAGATCCTGATGGCGCATATGCTGACGCGCTATCGCATTGAAATTTCAGAAGGATATGATCCGGCGTGGCAGGCGTGGCCGATCCCCAAGCCCAAGGACGGGCTGAAGATCACGTTGAAACGATTGTAA
- a CDS encoding Mrp/NBP35 family ATP-binding protein produces the protein MDEMVLRAALPTTIADRLGSLKAGESVVTAVLDGTGLTGRQRADLQQAAKDVLESQPGVSEARVAIMADKVARRFIAVGSGKGGVGKSTLTANLAVALKRIGHAVGVVDADIYGPSQPTLLASKNAKPEAIDDKLQPVLGTLDIPMLSMGHLVAPGKALAWRGPMAAGALSQLIEADWGAADTILLDLPPGTGDVQLTMVQKHKPDGAVIVSTPQDLALIDAARAGQLFETTGVPVIGLVENMAGYQCPHCGEFSDPFGQGGVESIAERLDLPFLGRIPLTMEIRTASDAGTPPAAEDGSAGQAFATVARKVSDWLDQEQRS, from the coding sequence ATGGATGAGATGGTTCTGCGGGCAGCCTTGCCCACGACAATTGCCGATCGGCTCGGCTCGCTCAAAGCCGGCGAAAGCGTGGTGACAGCAGTGCTAGATGGCACCGGGCTGACTGGTCGACAGCGCGCGGACCTGCAACAGGCGGCCAAAGACGTGCTGGAAAGCCAGCCCGGAGTGAGCGAAGCGCGGGTGGCGATCATGGCCGACAAGGTCGCGCGGCGCTTCATCGCGGTCGGGTCGGGCAAGGGCGGGGTCGGCAAGTCCACCCTGACCGCCAATCTCGCGGTTGCCCTCAAGCGGATCGGTCATGCCGTGGGTGTGGTCGATGCCGATATTTACGGTCCCTCGCAGCCCACTTTGCTGGCGAGCAAGAATGCCAAGCCCGAAGCAATCGACGACAAGTTGCAGCCCGTCCTCGGGACACTAGACATCCCGATGTTGTCGATGGGGCATCTGGTGGCACCCGGCAAGGCGCTGGCGTGGCGCGGACCGATGGCTGCTGGTGCCTTGTCGCAGTTGATCGAAGCCGACTGGGGTGCGGCGGACACAATCCTGCTCGATTTGCCGCCGGGAACGGGTGACGTGCAGTTGACGATGGTCCAAAAACACAAGCCCGACGGTGCAGTGATTGTTTCCACTCCCCAGGACCTCGCGCTGATCGACGCCGCACGGGCCGGGCAGTTGTTCGAAACTACCGGGGTGCCGGTGATCGGGCTGGTTGAAAACATGGCCGGGTACCAGTGTCCGCACTGCGGCGAATTCTCCGACCCATTCGGGCAAGGCGGTGTGGAAAGCATTGCCGAGCGGCTGGATTTGCCGTTCCTGGGGCGTATCCCGCTGACCATGGAAATACGCACTGCCAGCGATGCGGGCACGCCGCCCGCCGCCGAGGATGGATCGGCGGGACAGGCCTTTGCCACCGTGGCGCGAAAAGTGTCGGACTGGCTTGATCAGGAACAGCGCAGCTGA